A genomic region of Prionailurus bengalensis isolate Pbe53 chromosome D1, Fcat_Pben_1.1_paternal_pri, whole genome shotgun sequence contains the following coding sequences:
- the RDX gene encoding radixin isoform X3, protein MPKPINVRVTTMDAELEFAIQPNTTGKQLFDQVVKTVGLREVWFFGLQYVDSKGYSTWLKLNKKVTQQDVKKENPLQFKFRAKFFPEDVSEELIQEITQRLFFLQVKEAILNDEIYCPPETAVLLASYAVQAKYGDYNKEIHKPGYLANDRLLPQRVLEQHKLTKEQWEERIQNWHEEHRGMLREDSMMEYLKIAQDLEMYGVNYFEIKNKKGTELWLGVDALGLNIYEHDDKLTPKIGFPWSEIRNISFNDKKFVIKPIDKKAPDFVFYAPRLRINKRILALCMGNHELYMRRRKPDTIEVQQMKAQAREEKHQKQLERAQLENEKKKREIAEKEKERIEREKEELMERLRQIEEQTLKAQKELEEQTRKALELDQERKRAKEEAERLEKERRAAEEAKSAIAKQAADQMKNQEQLAAELAEFTAKIALLEEAKKKKEEEATEWQHKAFAAQEDLEKTKEELKTVMSAPPPPPPPPVIPPTENEHDEHDENNAEASAELSNDGVLNHRSEEERITETQKNERVKKQLQALSSELAQARDETKKTQNDVLHAENVKAGRDKYKTLRQIRQGNTKQRIDEFEAM, encoded by the exons gtggtgaAAACAGTTGGTTTGCGTGAGGTCTGGTTTTTTGGGCTGCAGTATGTGGACAGCAAAGGTTATTCTACATGgcttaaactaaataaaaag GTGACACAGCAAGATGTTAAAAAGGAGAATCCTTTACAGTTCAAATTTAGAGCTAAATTCTTTCCTGAAGATGTTTCTGAGGAATTAATTCAAGAAATAACCcagagacttttcttccttcaagttAAGGAAGCTATCTTAAATGATGAGATATATTGTCCTCCAGAAACAGCAGTTCTTTTGGCTTCCTATGCTGTTCAGGCCAAGTATGGAGATTATAATAAAGAGATTCATAAACCGGGCTACCTGGCTAATGATAGACTCCTACCCCAGCG tGTTTTGGAACAACACAAGCTGACAAAAGAACAGTGGGAAGAAAGAATACAGAACTGGCATGAAGAACACAGAGGAATGCTGAG GGAAGATTCTATGATGGAATACCTCAAGATTGCACAAGATCTAGAAATGTATGGAGTcaactattttgaaataaaaaataaaaagggaaccGAATTGTGGCTAGGCGTTGATGCTCTAGGTCTGAATATTTATGAGCATGATGACAA gttaaCACCTAAAATTGGTTTTCCCTGGAGTGAAatcagaaatatttcatttaatgacAAAAAATTTGTTATAAAGCCAATCGACAAAAAGGCACCT gattttgttttttatgcacCTCGTCTGAGAATCAATAAGCGGATTTTGGCTTTATGTATGGGAAACCATGAACTGTACATGCGGAGAAGGAAGCCTGATACTATTGAAGTGCAGCAGATGAAGGCTCAGGCAAGGGAGGAGAAACATCAGAAGCAGTTGGAAAG GGCACAATTagagaatgagaagaagaaaagggagatagcagaaaaggagaaggagaggataGAACGTGAGAAGGAGGAGCTAATGGAGCGTCTACGGCAAATAGAAGAACAGACGCTGAAAGCCCAGAAAG AACTAGAAGAACAGACTCGAAAAGCTCTAGAACTGGACCAGGAGCGAAAACGAGcgaaggaagaagcagaaaggCTTGAAAAGGAGCGCCGAGCTGCTGAAGAGGCCAAGTCCGCTATAGCAAAACAAGCTGCCGACCAGATGAAGAATCAGGAGCAACTG GCAGCAGAACTTGCTGAATTCACTGCCAAGATTGCACTTCTAGAAGAagccaagaagaaaaaggaagaggaagctaCTGAGTGGCAGCACAAG GCTTTTGCAGCCCAGGAAGACTTGGAAAAGACCAAAGAAGAGTTAAAAACTGTGATGTCTGcaccccctccacctccaccaccgCCAGTCATTCCTCCAACAGAAAATGAACACGATGAGCATGATGAGAATAATGCAGAGGCTAGCGCAGAATTATCAAACGACGGGGTGCTGAACCACAGAAGTGAGGAGGAACGTATAAcggaaacacaaaaaaatgagcGTGTTAAAAAACAACTCCAG gcGCTGAGTTCAGAATTAGCCCAGGCCAGAGATGAaaccaagaaaacacaaaatgatgTTCTTCACGCTGAGAACGTGAAAGCAGGCCGTGATAAGTACAAGACTCTTCGGCAGATCCGACAGGGCAACACAAAGCAGCGCATCGATGAGTTTGAAGCAATGTGA
- the RDX gene encoding radixin isoform X2, with the protein MPKPINVRVTTMDAELEFAIQPNTTGKQLFDQVVKTVGLREVWFFGLQYVDSKGYSTWLKLNKKVTQQDVKKENPLQFKFRAKFFPEDVSEELIQEITQRLFFLQVKEAILNDEIYCPPETAVLLASYAVQAKYGDYNKEIHKPGYLANDRLLPQRVLEQHKLTKEQWEERIQNWHEEHRGMLREDSMMEYLKIAQDLEMYGVNYFEIKNKKGTELWLGVDALGLNIYEHDDKLTPKIGFPWSEIRNISFNDKKFVIKPIDKKAPDFVFYAPRLRINKRILALCMGNHELYMRRRKPDTIEVQQMKAQAREEKHQKQLERAQLENEKKKREIAEKEKERIEREKEELMERLRQIEEQTLKAQKELEEQTRKALELDQERKRAKEEAERLEKERRAAEEAKSAIAKQAADQMKNQEQLAAELAEFTAKIALLEEAKKKKEEEATEWQHKAFAAQEDLEKTKEELKTVMSAPPPPPPPPVIPPTENEHDEHDENNAEASAELSNDGVLNHRSEEERITETQKNERVKKQLQALSSELAQARDETKKTQNDVLHAENVKAGRDKYKTLRQIRQGNTKQRIDEFEAMIC; encoded by the exons gtggtgaAAACAGTTGGTTTGCGTGAGGTCTGGTTTTTTGGGCTGCAGTATGTGGACAGCAAAGGTTATTCTACATGgcttaaactaaataaaaag GTGACACAGCAAGATGTTAAAAAGGAGAATCCTTTACAGTTCAAATTTAGAGCTAAATTCTTTCCTGAAGATGTTTCTGAGGAATTAATTCAAGAAATAACCcagagacttttcttccttcaagttAAGGAAGCTATCTTAAATGATGAGATATATTGTCCTCCAGAAACAGCAGTTCTTTTGGCTTCCTATGCTGTTCAGGCCAAGTATGGAGATTATAATAAAGAGATTCATAAACCGGGCTACCTGGCTAATGATAGACTCCTACCCCAGCG tGTTTTGGAACAACACAAGCTGACAAAAGAACAGTGGGAAGAAAGAATACAGAACTGGCATGAAGAACACAGAGGAATGCTGAG GGAAGATTCTATGATGGAATACCTCAAGATTGCACAAGATCTAGAAATGTATGGAGTcaactattttgaaataaaaaataaaaagggaaccGAATTGTGGCTAGGCGTTGATGCTCTAGGTCTGAATATTTATGAGCATGATGACAA gttaaCACCTAAAATTGGTTTTCCCTGGAGTGAAatcagaaatatttcatttaatgacAAAAAATTTGTTATAAAGCCAATCGACAAAAAGGCACCT gattttgttttttatgcacCTCGTCTGAGAATCAATAAGCGGATTTTGGCTTTATGTATGGGAAACCATGAACTGTACATGCGGAGAAGGAAGCCTGATACTATTGAAGTGCAGCAGATGAAGGCTCAGGCAAGGGAGGAGAAACATCAGAAGCAGTTGGAAAG GGCACAATTagagaatgagaagaagaaaagggagatagcagaaaaggagaaggagaggataGAACGTGAGAAGGAGGAGCTAATGGAGCGTCTACGGCAAATAGAAGAACAGACGCTGAAAGCCCAGAAAG AACTAGAAGAACAGACTCGAAAAGCTCTAGAACTGGACCAGGAGCGAAAACGAGcgaaggaagaagcagaaaggCTTGAAAAGGAGCGCCGAGCTGCTGAAGAGGCCAAGTCCGCTATAGCAAAACAAGCTGCCGACCAGATGAAGAATCAGGAGCAACTG GCAGCAGAACTTGCTGAATTCACTGCCAAGATTGCACTTCTAGAAGAagccaagaagaaaaaggaagaggaagctaCTGAGTGGCAGCACAAG GCTTTTGCAGCCCAGGAAGACTTGGAAAAGACCAAAGAAGAGTTAAAAACTGTGATGTCTGcaccccctccacctccaccaccgCCAGTCATTCCTCCAACAGAAAATGAACACGATGAGCATGATGAGAATAATGCAGAGGCTAGCGCAGAATTATCAAACGACGGGGTGCTGAACCACAGAAGTGAGGAGGAACGTATAAcggaaacacaaaaaaatgagcGTGTTAAAAAACAACTCCAG gcGCTGAGTTCAGAATTAGCCCAGGCCAGAGATGAaaccaagaaaacacaaaatgatgTTCTTCACGCTGAGAACGTGAAAGCAGGCCGTGATAAGTACAAGACTCTTCGGCAGATCCGACAGGGCAACACAAAGCAGCGCATCGATGAGTTTGAAGCAAT GATATGCTGA
- the RDX gene encoding radixin isoform X1 encodes MPKPINVRVTTMDAELEFAIQPNTTGKQLFDQVVKTVGLREVWFFGLQYVDSKGYSTWLKLNKKVTQQDVKKENPLQFKFRAKFFPEDVSEELIQEITQRLFFLQVKEAILNDEIYCPPETAVLLASYAVQAKYGDYNKEIHKPGYLANDRLLPQRVLEQHKLTKEQWEERIQNWHEEHRGMLREDSMMEYLKIAQDLEMYGVNYFEIKNKKGTELWLGVDALGLNIYEHDDKLTPKIGFPWSEIRNISFNDKKFVIKPIDKKAPDFVFYAPRLRINKRILALCMGNHELYMRRRKPDTIEVQQMKAQAREEKHQKQLERAQLENEKKKREIAEKEKERIEREKEELMERLRQIEEQTLKAQKELEEQTRKALELDQERKRAKEEAERLEKERRAAEEAKSAIAKQAADQMKNQEQLAAELAEFTAKIALLEEAKKKKEEEATEWQHKAFAAQEDLEKTKEELKTVMSAPPPPPPPPVIPPTENEHDEHDENNAEASAELSNDGVLNHRSEEERITETQKNERVKKQLQALSSELAQARDETKKTQNDVLHAENVKAGRDKYKTLRQIRQGNTKQRIDEFEAMWGPKLYALFQMRSCQSSIKQM; translated from the exons gtggtgaAAACAGTTGGTTTGCGTGAGGTCTGGTTTTTTGGGCTGCAGTATGTGGACAGCAAAGGTTATTCTACATGgcttaaactaaataaaaag GTGACACAGCAAGATGTTAAAAAGGAGAATCCTTTACAGTTCAAATTTAGAGCTAAATTCTTTCCTGAAGATGTTTCTGAGGAATTAATTCAAGAAATAACCcagagacttttcttccttcaagttAAGGAAGCTATCTTAAATGATGAGATATATTGTCCTCCAGAAACAGCAGTTCTTTTGGCTTCCTATGCTGTTCAGGCCAAGTATGGAGATTATAATAAAGAGATTCATAAACCGGGCTACCTGGCTAATGATAGACTCCTACCCCAGCG tGTTTTGGAACAACACAAGCTGACAAAAGAACAGTGGGAAGAAAGAATACAGAACTGGCATGAAGAACACAGAGGAATGCTGAG GGAAGATTCTATGATGGAATACCTCAAGATTGCACAAGATCTAGAAATGTATGGAGTcaactattttgaaataaaaaataaaaagggaaccGAATTGTGGCTAGGCGTTGATGCTCTAGGTCTGAATATTTATGAGCATGATGACAA gttaaCACCTAAAATTGGTTTTCCCTGGAGTGAAatcagaaatatttcatttaatgacAAAAAATTTGTTATAAAGCCAATCGACAAAAAGGCACCT gattttgttttttatgcacCTCGTCTGAGAATCAATAAGCGGATTTTGGCTTTATGTATGGGAAACCATGAACTGTACATGCGGAGAAGGAAGCCTGATACTATTGAAGTGCAGCAGATGAAGGCTCAGGCAAGGGAGGAGAAACATCAGAAGCAGTTGGAAAG GGCACAATTagagaatgagaagaagaaaagggagatagcagaaaaggagaaggagaggataGAACGTGAGAAGGAGGAGCTAATGGAGCGTCTACGGCAAATAGAAGAACAGACGCTGAAAGCCCAGAAAG AACTAGAAGAACAGACTCGAAAAGCTCTAGAACTGGACCAGGAGCGAAAACGAGcgaaggaagaagcagaaaggCTTGAAAAGGAGCGCCGAGCTGCTGAAGAGGCCAAGTCCGCTATAGCAAAACAAGCTGCCGACCAGATGAAGAATCAGGAGCAACTG GCAGCAGAACTTGCTGAATTCACTGCCAAGATTGCACTTCTAGAAGAagccaagaagaaaaaggaagaggaagctaCTGAGTGGCAGCACAAG GCTTTTGCAGCCCAGGAAGACTTGGAAAAGACCAAAGAAGAGTTAAAAACTGTGATGTCTGcaccccctccacctccaccaccgCCAGTCATTCCTCCAACAGAAAATGAACACGATGAGCATGATGAGAATAATGCAGAGGCTAGCGCAGAATTATCAAACGACGGGGTGCTGAACCACAGAAGTGAGGAGGAACGTATAAcggaaacacaaaaaaatgagcGTGTTAAAAAACAACTCCAG gcGCTGAGTTCAGAATTAGCCCAGGCCAGAGATGAaaccaagaaaacacaaaatgatgTTCTTCACGCTGAGAACGTGAAAGCAGGCCGTGATAAGTACAAGACTCTTCGGCAGATCCGACAGGGCAACACAAAGCAGCGCATCGATGAGTTTGAAGCAAT